In Thermobaculum terrenum ATCC BAA-798, the DNA window GGGTAATACTAACTACTCTACTAATAAGAGAAGGAGTTTGGCTAGTTTAACTAGCTAGAATTGGAATGCCTACATGGTAGTAATCGTAGATGATGAACCAGAAATGCGTGAACTTCTAGTAGAGATGTTGGACCGCGAGGATATAGAAGCCTTGGCCGTGGATCCTTCTAACTCTATGGAAGCAATAAGACGTCTCCAACCGGAAGTTGTTTTGCTCGATATAACTATGCCTTCTATAAGCGGCTACGATATCCTTGAAAACATTAGATCTGATCCTTTATTGTGTGATACTTTTGTCATTATGGTCACAGGTTTAGCTGGTATAGAAGAAGTTGCTGCAGGCTTAGAAAGAGGTGCAGATGATTACATAACAAAGCCTTTTTCCATGGAGGAGCTAGTTGTCCGAGTTCGACGAGGCTTCAGATAGTCTAAGGTTTTATGGGAAGAGTGAAGTAGAAAGTTGCCCCTTGGCCAGGAGTACTATCTACCCAGATTTTACCTCCGTGCTGTTCAACCAAAGATTTTGCTATCGCTAGACCAAGCCCTGTTCCTTTTGTTGCTGCTTGGGGATTCATGATCGGCTGGTAAAAGCGCTCAAAGATGCGATCCATGTCCTCTTCAGAGATACCTGGACCAGTATCGCTAACGCTGAAAAGCACGTGATCCCCCTGGTTTCTTACCCTAACGATCACCTTTCCCCCAGGAGGGGTAAACTTTATCGCATTACCTACGAGGTTAATCAGTACTTGTTCTACTCTTCTCCCATCTGCCTCGATTTTGGGAATCTTCTTGTCGGATAGGAAAGCTAATTCTATGTTTTGTTCCGCTGCTAATCCTGAGAGCTGAGAGACAACCTGTTTGGCTATGATCTCAGGTAATACTTTACTCTTGTGTAATGTAAAGGTCCCGGCATCCATCCTAGATAGATCCAAGATGTCGCTAACCAGTTGCACTAGATGTCTTGAGCTTGCCTGTATGTACTCAAGGAACTCTCTTTGTCTATCCGATAGAGGGCCGGTAGCGCCACTGAGTATGACGTTAGCAAATCCTAGTACGGAGTTAAGAGGGGTTCTGAGCTCATGAGAAACCATAGATATAAAGTTACTCTTAGCTCTATCAAGTTCTCTCTGCTCAGTGACATCTCTCATAGTAATAATTTTTTGGTTGTCATTGGGATTCTCTGGCTCGAGTTTTCTAACCTCCAACTCTCTAATGCCTATAGAAGTCTCAATTCTAATGATGCTAGGAGAATCTAGATTTAGAATCTCGTCTATTCCGACGTCACATATCTTATCGAGATCCTGCAGATGTTCGCCCAACTGATCTATTCCCAGCAGCTTTTTACCGGCAGGGTTTACCTGGATTAGCCTGTTATCTGAGAAGACGAGGATGGCATCTGAGCTAGCGTTGAATATGAGGTTTTTCTTCTCCGTTTCTAGCTCTATCCTATGAACTTGAAGGTATTTGTTAACCCATACATAGAGGTGCGGCAGTAGTAGTTCAACAACTTCTAACAACTCCATATATATCGGGCTAGATGCAGACACGCTATCGACCAGTACGTATATGGTCCCAATGCTGTCTTGAGAGGCATTTTTCTTAGATATGGGAAAAGACTTCAGGATGTTCCCAAGTACTTGGGCATCTTTAGCATCCGCTATGATCTTGGGTATATCTTCATTTTCAGGATAGTAAACTATTGTCTCTTGAGAAGGAATATTGATTGCAAGTGCTAAGTGTTCGCCGAATTCAACAAGCTTCTCATATAGTTTTACCAATAGTTGCTTTGGATCCGAGGCTTCGTTCAGAGCTAATACGATCTCGAGCAAACGAGATCGTAAGCAATGTTCTCTGTCCAAGTCCAGGAGCTTTTGTAGTATAGCCTCTAGGCTGTTAGGTGAGATTGGTAAAGAATTGGCTTTCTCACTGAGAAGCACTACATATTTGTCTTTGCCTAAAGTAACTAACATGTTACTTGTATTATCTATGACGTGTGCGCTCTTGATGGTGGGTGCCTTTTGCCTGGAGTGATAAAAGATATCCCTAGCAAGTTTATCCAGGTCTCGGTCTTGTATTTGACCTCTAAGCTCAGCTGGAACTCTTATTGAAATTCCTTCCTTGTTCCTCTCCATGATAGTAAACCCCTTGAATCCGAGGGTATTACATATCTGTAAAATCGTCTCATATACTTTCGTACCAGTATTGATTTCCACAACGTCTATGAAATATTCATGAATTATCTGGTTGTATTCATTGTTGTAGTTGTCACTATCTATGCACATATAAATCTCGGACAATTTAACAAGAGCTGTAGTTGTATACAACGCTTTGAGAGAAGTATATGAGCTAGCTAGGTTTGATGGGTATGTTACTTTAGTACTATATGTTTTGCCCCCTCCTGCATATTAGTCATTGATATTGTTAGCTAGATTTTGAGATTCTCTTCTGTTGCTAAGTGGTAACTCACTAGAAACTTAATATTCAATAGTTTTGTAGCAGAAGTGAGTTATAACTTTGTTAGCAAAGCTGCGATTTATTAGATAAAGATATTGCGCTCGTACATCTTAATACGGGAAAAAGCTCTTATACCGGAAAGATCTGTGAGAGGATTATTGGATCGTAGATGTAGATAGCTGTGATAACGAAGAAGGTCTTTGTTTGGCTCTATTAATTCCTGAAAAACGTCTGGAATAGGTGCTAGCTGAGTAGTCGCTTAAGCTAAGAACAAGTGGATGAGCTTGAAGCGCAGCAGCCTGTAGCTACCACATCTATCCAGTAGTGGTGCAACAATCATACTAGCTGTATTTGCTCTAATAGCTTCCCTATAGTAGCTGCCTGCTCCAAATCCAAGTACCTCGATCCTTCTACCACTTGCTCCTTCTATCTCGAATTTGAGATGTGAGAACTCGCTACCTACTAACTGAATATTATGCATCTGGACATCGCTTATACCAAACCTGGGCTCGGGATTCCCCTGACCAAATGGTGCCATCCTGCAAAGCAGGTTCGAGAGATCTTCATTTATGTCTTGGGGAGATACCTCTATATCCACCTCGGGTAGATCCTCAATAGCGCTAATGTTAGGTATCTCGGCATCTAAATGGTGGTGTACGTCCTGAAGATCCGATACTTTGCATGTGAATCCAGCAGCATGTGAGTGGCCCCCGAACTCTAGCATCAGGGAAGAGCAGTTGTTAAGAGGAATCATAATATCCTTGCCAGTGATTGATCGCACGCTTGCCCTGGCCTTATCTCCTGATATGCTAGCAACTATTACAGGTTTGCCGTACTCACGCACAAGTTGTGCAGCGATGATACCTAATAGTGCTGGTGACCAACCATCCTTAGCGACGGTGATTATATTACCGTTGAGGGCTGTGCCACTTTCTATCATCTCCCTAGCTTCAACTAGCATGCTATCGGTAGTTGCCTTCCGAAGTGCGTTTAGTTTTTCGAGGTGCATCGATATCTTGAAGGCGTCCAATGCGTCGTCTGTAAGTAGAAGCTTCAGGGCTACCTTTGCGTGAGACATTCTGCCTGCTGAGTTGAGCCTGGGAACTATCTTGAACGCTAGATCTGCTTCATTTACAAAAGAGGAGATTATGCCGCTTCGCTGAAAGAGAGCCCTCAATCCTACTAGCGGGACAGTTCGCATTGACTGTAGTCCCGCTTTCACCAATAACCGGTTCTCGCCAGTTAGGGGAGCAACGTCACCTATGGTACCAAGTGCTGCTAACTGTATCAGTGGATGAACCTTTATTCTTTTGCGAATAGGGCTTTTGTATACTATAGCTCTTAGAAAGGAATAAGCTACACCGGCGCCTGTATGCTCTCTATAAGGATAGTTTCCCGTCTGCCTAATCGGGTTTACTACTGGGACTGGGAAGTCTATTTCCGAGGTTGTGGTGTGATGGTCGGTAATGATTACTCTTAGCCCTAGAGATTTCGCGTACTCAACCTCTTCTACATTGCTAGCACCACAGTCTACCGTTACTAAGGTCTTACAGCCCTTTTCTGCAATCGTAGCAATAGCATCTTTGTTAAGCCCAAATCCTTCGTCAATTCTATGTGGTATATAAAACTTGGGTGTAACGCCGAGCTGCTTCAATCCCCTTCCTAGAATGGCACTAGCGGTCACACCATCGACATCATAGTCACCATATATCCAGATATCCTCATTATTGTTTATAGCTTTGAGGATTT includes these proteins:
- a CDS encoding response regulator yields the protein MVVIVDDEPEMRELLVEMLDREDIEALAVDPSNSMEAIRRLQPEVVLLDITMPSISGYDILENIRSDPLLCDTFVIMVTGLAGIEEVAAGLERGADDYITKPFSMEELVVRVRRGFR
- a CDS encoding sensor histidine kinase, with the translated sequence MCIDSDNYNNEYNQIIHEYFIDVVEINTGTKVYETILQICNTLGFKGFTIMERNKEGISIRVPAELRGQIQDRDLDKLARDIFYHSRQKAPTIKSAHVIDNTSNMLVTLGKDKYVVLLSEKANSLPISPNSLEAILQKLLDLDREHCLRSRLLEIVLALNEASDPKQLLVKLYEKLVEFGEHLALAINIPSQETIVYYPENEDIPKIIADAKDAQVLGNILKSFPISKKNASQDSIGTIYVLVDSVSASSPIYMELLEVVELLLPHLYVWVNKYLQVHRIELETEKKNLIFNASSDAILVFSDNRLIQVNPAGKKLLGIDQLGEHLQDLDKICDVGIDEILNLDSPSIIRIETSIGIRELEVRKLEPENPNDNQKIITMRDVTEQRELDRAKSNFISMVSHELRTPLNSVLGFANVILSGATGPLSDRQREFLEYIQASSRHLVQLVSDILDLSRMDAGTFTLHKSKVLPEIIAKQVVSQLSGLAAEQNIELAFLSDKKIPKIEADGRRVEQVLINLVGNAIKFTPPGGKVIVRVRNQGDHVLFSVSDTGPGISEEDMDRIFERFYQPIMNPQAATKGTGLGLAIAKSLVEQHGGKIWVDSTPGQGATFYFTLPIKP
- the recJ gene encoding single-stranded-DNA-specific exonuclease RecJ, which translates into the protein MSIQSTTKHWRVKWSGDNSLPATERLLLSRGLVSVHDRDLFFVENPLYQLGDLLGNPLELPDAEQAAFEILKAINNNEDIWIYGDYDVDGVTASAILGRGLKQLGVTPKFYIPHRIDEGFGLNKDAIATIAEKGCKTLVTVDCGASNVEEVEYAKSLGLRVIITDHHTTTSEIDFPVPVVNPIRQTGNYPYREHTGAGVAYSFLRAIVYKSPIRKRIKVHPLIQLAALGTIGDVAPLTGENRLLVKAGLQSMRTVPLVGLRALFQRSGIISSFVNEADLAFKIVPRLNSAGRMSHAKVALKLLLTDDALDAFKISMHLEKLNALRKATTDSMLVEAREMIESGTALNGNIITVAKDGWSPALLGIIAAQLVREYGKPVIVASISGDKARASVRSITGKDIMIPLNNCSSLMLEFGGHSHAAGFTCKVSDLQDVHHHLDAEIPNISAIEDLPEVDIEVSPQDINEDLSNLLCRMAPFGQGNPEPRFGISDVQMHNIQLVGSEFSHLKFEIEGASGRRIEVLGFGAGSYYREAIRANTASMIVAPLLDRCGSYRLLRFKLIHLFLA